Within Salmo trutta chromosome 30, fSalTru1.1, whole genome shotgun sequence, the genomic segment gatcccgtcctcctatagctcctcccaccagcctcctctggtccgATGTATAATGAGTATCTTTCGAACCTAAACTGAACTAAACTAAAACTTATAGGATACTGGGTGCTTTCACGGGCTGGGGCCCCTCGGAGGAGAGCTGGAGGAAAGTTTTGGAGATACTGCTCACAGAGCgcagtcagagggagagagaggcactgCAAGTGAGTATGACTGTGTAACATTGAAACATTGAGCTATAGCAGAGGGGTCGATACCATTGATGTTGCTGCCCCTGGGGGTAGTTACCATAGCAAGATTCAATTGATGTGGCTGCCCTTGGTGCGGTTACAATAGCATACATGCAGTCAAATACTATTGATCCTGCTGGTTGGCTCGATTTTCTGTATCTCAATGAGCATGCCCTACTATGCCTGCCCCATGCTGTATATGTCTGTGTTGTGTTTCAGATGTTGTCAGTGAGTAAGGAGGCTTCTATGGAGGAGGTAACACGTAGCTACAGAGAGCTGGTGAAGGTGTGGCACCCAGACCACAACCCTGGCAGCAAGATGGAAGAGGCACAGAAGATGTTTATACAGATCCAGGAAGCCTATGAGACTCTGCTCAGAGCACAGAAGCCTGATCATCGAAATAAATGATTTCCCTGCTCGACCCGTCAACCCAAATGTCAATGATGTGGCACAGACTTGGTCGTCCTCTCACAGGATCAATTGTCATAATGTGTTTTATCCAAGTCAAGAAGGGATACTTTCTAGATGCAGATTACTTTTTGTAGTAGCCAGGTTGCTCTCTTTTTTTTAATgatatgtattttattttctcAGACAAACATGTCACATGTTCTTATAGCAAGATTACAGCAGCATAGCAATATTGTAAACAATTTCAAACTGTTAGACAGCTGTACATAGGGGTTGATGTTAAAACATATATTCTGTATCCAACTTCTTGATAATAGTGACTCCAATATTTAGGTTGCTCtattataataatacaaataaattgctgccatcttgtggtgaATTGTAGAACGCCAACTATAATGATTGTCAATTAATATAATAGAAAAATGCTCTCTAGACCAGTACCCAAACATCACACCTTTCTGATTTAAAAGTGTACTTTTTGGTGCCTCAATAAATCTGCTGTTTTCCACATCTTTAATTAGCCTGTGCATCGATGTTTTCGGCAATCACTGGCTACTGATCAGGTTATGGTCTTCTCTAGACGTTGCATGTTTCAACTAATGGTTGCGTGCTACGTCATCGACTGTGTAGTCGGGCACCAAATTGCTATAACATTTGATGTGGTTAGCCAGTGGGTAAaacctatccaggcgttgtaagacCTGGTATGCGTCAGcaacgcctgggcagaggaacgcgCCCAATCTCTTGTAAACTATTCGCCCTGTATGCCAGTGCTATCCGtgttccttgggacgtccctaccctataaaccataacccttacccattttacatttcaacttcaatggtttctggacgtcccaaggatcccggattgCATCGGTCCCAACATGGGCCCGGAAGTTGTCAGGTAAAATTTATATCCGGAGATGCTGCCGTCGCCAGAGACAACAAACAGATATTCTGACATTTAAAAACGACAACAATAATCGTTCGTCAGGTAAGGAAGAGGGTGATGCACTTGTTAACAACAGCGTTTAGTCAAAGAAAGTGACATTTTGGCAAGGATATGTTTCGGGCTAGTTCAGGTGGACAGCGTTTGTCGGGTGGTGGGTGCCATAGCAACGTCTCAGAAGAAACATTCCGCTAGTTTGACTGACATGTCATTTTCGGATGACAGCTGCATCAATCGGGGAAGTGCCCATCTAAATGGCATTTGTGTTGACTTTTGATGCTTGTATGAGCCAATATTAATTTATCGCGTCCTTATTAACCTGTCACGTTCCATCATCAGCTTGTTCCATCAACGCCAGCACAGTGACATGGCAACACGAAACGAATGTCAGGGgcgtattcattccgccgattctgttgaaaaacgtttcttaaacggaacgaAAAGGGGAGGGACCTACTtgaatttgtccaacagaaactctcgttttgctctgtttgcttccgtttggttctaAAGAGTTAACGGTTTCCATAATGAATTCACCCAAGGAATGTCTGCCATGAATATGATTGGCGCACCGGCGGTACCAAAGGCTCACTCAGGATCACTCAGTAACCATAATGTTACATTTGGGTTTGATTAGAAGATCCGTGTAACATTTAAAATACATGAAAATAATACAATGTTATAATTGATTTACCTATCATGGTGATAAACCAGAGAAATGTGATAAAACATGTACTCCACATTTCCTGGGTAtgtggtggaggagggaggagagttcAAGTGTCACACCTCAGCACTGACTATAAATGTTGAACTTCTCATATCTGCATTTCCTGGCAACTGAGTATAGGTGATCTAGATAGACTAGAGAAAATTGCCAGTTAGACAGACAATACAAACTTGTGTCAAACTATCTATTACTGCATTTACTGCAGTCAGATATTTGAAAAAGAAAGCTGCTATAAAGAATACATTTAACACGGTGAGCATCATACAATTGTACCCAAAATGGCATCAATTTGAATGACAAGTGAGCATGCTCAAGATGAACGATTGTTGTATGCTAGAATATCTCATGAGTGGGACCATATCATTGCTCTGActtgtctgtttttctctctgtgcCATAGTCAGCTGGTGAGAGAATGAATGCTGATGACTGCAATGGATTTTCATATATGTCAGGTATGGAAAAAACTATGGATGTTTCAAGTCTTATTgcaaaaattattttttttagaaGTAACACAATTGGTCTAATTATATTTAGGCCTGGTTCAATACATGGAATACAAgtgcatactgtgtgtgtgtgtgtgtgtgtgtgtgtgtgtgtgtgtgtgtgtgtgtgtgtgtgtgtgtgtgtgtgtgtgtgtgtgtacatacgtgTGTCTTCACAGGCAGTGGAGGAGAGTCAGCAAAGGAGCGAGGTGATTTCTGTGGAGGTCTGAGGGTTCCAACATTGACCACTCCAAACTGTAAACAGTCCTCTCCAAACAGATCTCTTAGTGGTCAGTCAtcgctatacactgagtgtacaaaacattaataacaccttcctaatattgaggggaaacccctccccccttttgccctcagaacagcctcaattcatcggtgcatggactctacaaggtgtcaaaagcgttccacagggatgctggcccatgttgactccaatgcttcccacagttgtgtcaagttggctggatgttctttgggtggtggaccattcttgatacacacgggaaacggttgagtgtgaaaaacccagcagcgttgcagttcttcacaAACGGGTGTACTACTACCATAACcatttcaaaggcacttaaatattttgtattgcccatacatacacactccatgtctcaattgtctcaaggcttaaaaatcctttaaattgtctcctccccttcatctatactgattgaaggggatttaacaagtgacatcaataagggatcatagctttcacctggattcacctggtcagtctgtcattgaaagagcaggtgttcttaatgttttgtatacgtATGAGGAATTATTTCCATACGATACATTTTTATTGGTATTTCAATATATAAAGATTTACTTCAGTGCAATTTAAGAAATTTGTTTCCGTATGCTAAGCTCTGATGATTATTAACATAGTGTCTCTCGCCTGTCTCCACTTTCCTTAGTGAGCACCATTAAGGTAGAACTCTACAGTGACAATGAGTCTGCAGGTTCTCCACAgccagagagaagagatggagagagggatgatgggTGGAGGGATGGCAGAGGGGACAAGACAGAAGAGGGGAGTGGGGTATGGGGAGGACCAGGAAAGGGTTACGGGGAGCTGGCCAGTCCTCAGCCTGCATCTGCCGGTCCCATCCGACTGCCCAATTGTAAGCTCCAATGTGACGTGTGTGGAATGGTCTGCATCGGGCCCAATGTACTAACAGTGCACAAACGCAGCCACACAGGTGAGGATGGATAGACTGCAGGTTAGACCTCATAAACCTCACTCCTTTGGCTTAGCTGTAAAAGTGGTGATTCGATATGGATCTTGCTACAACTTGATAGTATTGACATGGATAACGAGgaatgaattgtgtgtgtgtgtgtgtattttgtcaGGTGAGCGTCCATTCCAGTGTAACCAGTGTGGAGCCTCCTTCACCCAGAAGGGGAACCTGCTGCGCCACACAAAGCTGCACTCTGGAGAGAAACCCTTTAAATGTCCCTTCTGTAACTACGCCTGTCGCCGCCGGGACGCACTCTCTGGACACATCCGCACACACACTGGTAAGACACAGTAGCCTGCTTTCTAATGTCAAGCCAGGAAACTGGTGAGACCATTTGGGCTCTAAGTGGGACCAGATGGGGAACAGAGCCTCTACCAGCCTCAGTCCcattgtgttgtaacaaggtattAGCTCACTATGTAATGTAATAGCAATGAAATACCATCACTTCTCAGTATTAGGTGTCTGCACTTCGTACAACATTTAGCTCATATTGCATCTAGAAAAAGTACAAATTTATAGCACAATGCAAGTGATTGCATTAGAAAAGTCAATTTAGCTCTAGAGTGGGGCTCAGAGGAAATAGATACCTATTGTCTTTACAGGAATGTAAGTTACCACATGTGCAAGAAATGACATTTAAAAGTATTCAAAACAGGATGTCCTGTTGGTGTTTTTCAATTTAATGTAGACATGCATTCAACAGTTGTTGATAGAGACAGGCAAGCCCTGGTGGGTCCTCTGCCTTGCTGTTCTGAACAAATAGGTTCATTTTCGAAGAAAGCAAACTTGCACAACGTCGGATTTCGGTGAAATGACGTCAGTTTCTCCGACTGCTTGGTAAGGTGGAACGTTGCGGTTGAGAGTTGAGTGTTTTTTAACGCCGTAGGCGTGGAACAGAGAACAATTTCGGGAATTCACGGAGAAGGGGGAGTACATAGTGTAACGACTACGTCGTGAACTAGCACTGAATGATTGAATATAACTCTAATTATGCACAACTAcatgaatattttttatttgacttaCTTGCAGGGATAACTAACTTCCCTAGGAAACAATCAGTAATTTTGTCATATTTTGTAGACCTCATTTTACCAAAACAGACCAAAAGAGAAGGATGCATTACCCATTGATTGACCCATGAATTGCTGTGTTTCTGTGCTGCAGTGCCCACTCTGACAGTGAGTAAACTTTACAAATGCAGTTACTGTGGTCGTAGCTACAAGCAGCAAAGTACCCTGGAGGAACACCTTGAACGCTGCCACAACTACCTAAAGAGTCTACAGAACCATCAGCCAGCACTCAACACTGACCCCACTACACAgggtaacatacacacacatcgtAATGTGAAATGTACAGGGTAACACACATTGACAATCTGTCATcatccacacaacacaaacatgcTGAAATGCACTTTGCTCGTTCATGTTGTGTTAGTTCAATCTGAGCTCACTGGCCCAGTCAATGTACTGTGACCCAGAAGACTGTTTTTCCAGTATTATGTCAATGTAGTGTCTATTTGAATAGAAtcttctgtgttttgtgtaggggAGGAGTCCCCAGGCATGGAGCTGATCCCTGAGCCAGAGCCTGTCCTCCAGCCGTCCACTGAGAAACAGTCCTTCATACACAGGCTGGTCAACAGCATCACCAAACGCAAGAGGTCCACGCCACAGAAGTTTCTGGGTGAGTTTTTTTCCTGTTTATATATTTCCATGTTCCTGAAGGTATTGAAGCCCAACATTGCTTTAACATGATGATACAGTCCTATGAATCTGAGGTCGTCAACACTGATGTGTCCTTTTCTTTACAGGAGAAAAGCACATGAGGCTCAACAACCGTGATCTACCTTATGAACTATCCCCTGGCCCTGAAGAGGATAAGAATGGGGACCTGCACTCTGACCTTGATGGAGAAGCTGGTGCTACAGGGTTAGCAGGGATTGGGGGCAGGTTCCTCCGCAGGTGTGGAGGTGGTGAGGACCCTGGGTCTAAGCCCCCTCAGCTGGCCCTGCCctaccctgcctgcctgtccgacTCCAGCCCAGTCATCAGCTCTGTTTACAGCCACCGGACTCCTCTGGGTCCCCAGGTCAATGGTGGAGCTGGAGATGTGGCCGTGTCTGTGGAGCTCGCTGGACGGGAAGCAGGCGAGGGACACAAGAACGTACCCTCAGGTCACAGCAACATCCACAGCCTCACTGTCAGCAACGGCCCCAGCAACGGCCCCAGCAACGGATGCCACGATATCAAAGACAAGTCCGACACAGAGAGCACAGCAGAGGAGCAGCAGAGCACCAGGGTTACAGCTCCAACCAGCAACTCCAAcaacccccacctcctccctcatcTACATTACCCAACCCCAGGCCTGCTCCGCCGCCGCACCCATCTCCGTCCCAACCCCAGCCAGGCCAACGACCCAGacatagaaagggagagaggggacagggccTGCCCCGTGCCCATCGTCACCACCCTCCCAACTAGCGTGAAGGGATCGGGGAACCCCGGTGTAGGGTCACCCTCCATCTCCAGGGAGGCTTCTGTACAGGTGGTGGACGGGGAGGGGCGAGCGGTGCGGTCATTCCACTGTGAGCACTGTCGCATGTTCTTCCTGGACCACGTGATGTTCACCATCCACATGGGCTGCCACGGCTTCCGCCAGCCCTTCCAGTGCAACGTCTGTGGGCACCACAGCCAGGGCCGTTACCAGTTCACCTCACACATCATCCGCGGGGAGCACCAGGTGGGCTGACGAGGGGAGTTAAAGGGGAGGTTTGGTCCCAACTTGGCCCTACTCCTTCCCCTTCATTGTTTACACaaatctgaagggtctggatagggaCAATCAGTGTACTGGTGGAGCTTTCACTGTATTGCTTCCACCTTACAGATCTATTCACATCATTAAGACACACATTGCCTTAACTGTTACATAGCAGCAAACCGTTAATGAAATGATTTTTAGAGTACGTGATCATGTGTAAAGGAGATTATGATGAACGTAAAATATCCTGTTTAAGGGCACTTCAATATTTAGGTGACGTGGAACCTTTACAGTGGACGGTTACAGACTTCAGGGGTGGAGAAGTAGAGAGTTAATAGGAGCCTTATAATTCCGGTGCAGATCAGACCCTTGAACCATCCAGTGATAGACAGGAGTTGACTGAGTTTCACTTTTAGATTCTTTGCTTAAATGTGATAATAGTGTGAAGTGAAAATGACTTTTACCTTTGGAGGGTTTTGTTTTCTGAGATTGCTGTATTGCACTGATAAATTATATTGTAACGCTTTAAATTATGACTTTGTACAAGAATGCTCTGCACACCAGATGAACAGTGTTTTATAGGATTTTCTTAATGAGACGGGCCATCTACAGAACTGGGTAATGTATTGGTCTTTCCCTCCGCTTAAAATGGGTGCTTCATTGACCATATTGTGACTGAGAATATGTCATGTCTTGTAATCTCCATCCCAATTTTACAGAGGTGACTCGATGTCAACTTCCACAGAATGTTGTAATTTTGCACTGAATGGTCCAGGAAACGAGGACTACTTTGATGGGTAGACTCCATTTGCACAAATGGAAACTGAATAGTGAGAAAAGCACTTACAAAATATTTCAGTCTATCGAAGTTTCTCTACTTTTGTATAGTTATGTGAATATCTGTATGTTGTAGTGTGCGTTTAGCATAGTTTTGGTAGATGTGGTCAGCTGTATCCCAAATCTTGTCCAGCCACAGCACAAGCAACCCATTAATCCAGAAAATGTTACCTCCTGCGATTTTAAAGCAACCGAAAACCTCTAAATGTGTTTGACTTTTTGCAGTGTGTGGAGTATACAACGTTTGAGACCAAATTCAGTATTTTATGTGAAATGTTTAGTCTTTGTTTGCATCCTCCTGTGAAAAATGGCAAACAAATGTATGGGTATCTTCAAAAAAACTCAAATGAAATTGTACTATGAATACACTTGATGTACATAGGATAATTCTAGGACGTATGAATGTGCTTGTCAGTTTCTCATTAATTTATCCTTTCCACTGTGTGATGACAAATTAATTATGTATGAACTGTGAAGTAACCTCAAGCAGCAGCAGAGAAATCAGGGTTGCCAGGTCTAGCTAAAATCACTAGGCCAATGAccagaacaccccccccccccaaaaaaaaaggcctgaaaactaggccaacatttttttttacagcaaGTGACGAGTTTCCACATTTATACAATAAACTATTTTCTCATAATGTTATCAAGCCAATTAAGAAGGAAAATCAACGTAACTTGTAACTACGTTAGAAGctaaatcttttttttaatcaaaataatattttttccgAATAAACTAATTTGAATATATCGCAAGAGAAAAGATAATTTGTCCTTATTAAACTCGCCAGATAATTTTCCATCAATGGCTGTCTATTTAATTTATTTGACTgctatgattaagcaataaggcacgaggggtatggtatatggccaatttaccacggctaagggctgttcttatgacgaaacgcggagtgcctggatacagccgttagccgtggtatattggccatataccacaaacccccaggatgccttattgctattataaactggttaccaacataaaagtacatttttgtcatacccatggtatacagtctgttataccatggctttcagccaatcagcattcagggctcgaacaccATTTATAATTGTAAATAATTCCCTTTTGCGCATGTTCATAACTATAGATATATCTGAATggagagtttgagtgatgaaTGTTGGACAGAGGATTTCGAAATCTCTGAGCAAAAAATACTTGGACAAACTttgaaaaaaacaaatgttttctgGCAATTGTGCCATTATTATGTGCCATAtgatgttaagactacaaacaATTATAAATGGCCTATTTAGGAGATTGACTTGACATTTCAATAGGTATAGGCTACagactaaaatctgggtttatgaTTGTAATTAAAGTTTGCCATGGTTTGCTTAGATAGATGCAGGTTGCCTATAGCATAGCCCCCGATAGGCCTACATCTTATTTCAGATAGTCTACAgtattcagtggtggaaaaaatacccaatagtcatacttgaataaaagtaaaagataccttaatagaaaatcactcaagtaaaagtgaaagtcacccagtaaaatactactttagtaaaaggttttaaatattcttaagtatcaaaagtaaatgtaattgctaaaatatacttaagtatcaaaagaaaaaggataaatcatttcaaattccttatattaagcaaaacagacatcacgattttcttgttttttaaatgtatggatagccagcggcacactccaacactcagacataatttacaaacaaagcatttgtgtttagtcagtccgccagatcaggtggagtagggatgaccagggattttctctttaagtgtgtgaattagaccattttcctgtcctgctaagcattcaaaatgtaacgagtacttttgggtgtcagggaaaggTATAAAGTACATTATTTACTTCAGGAAGGTAGTGAAGTAAATGTAAGTCATCAAAAATATAactagtaaagtacagatactcaaagaaattacttaagtagtactttaaagtatttttacttaagtactttacaccactgacagtAGTCTAGGCAAAATGAAGGCACGATGTGAACTGAATAGATGTAACATGAATAGTTTGGCGATTCCGAGGTAAGAAGTGCTTATGTTTCCCAATAGCCTGCTACTGAAGATGGGACTGTAATTTCAATCACTGAATGAAATATGAATAATATGTATATGAACTGAATATCCAACATCCAGTATTTTTGACAATGTACCACAGCTGTTagcttattgctattataagctGGTTATTTGTAtgacccccaaaaatattttggggtCATACAAATGGTATATGGTCCGATATACCAcgactttcagccaatcagcatttagggcTCGAACCAGGCTTATAATTGTAAATATATCCCCTTTGCGCATGTATATAACTATAGGAGTGTTTGAGTGATGACAGTTGGACAGATGATCTCAACATTTTTTAACCTAAAAAACTTGGatgaacataaaaaaaataatgttaggctattttctggcaattgtgccattattatgtgccagatgttaatACTACAAACAGTTATAAATGGCCCATTTGTGAGATCAACTTGTCATTTCAATAGGCATGGGCTACAGATTAGAATTTGAGTTCATGATTGTAATTCAATTTAGTCCTGGTTTTAGAGTAAACTTGGTAGCCTACGCTCCTGATAGGTCTACATCTCTTTCAGATAGTCTACGGTAGCCTAGACAAGATATAGGCAAGATGTAAACTGAACGATTTAGCAGCTTGCTTATTTCAAATGAACAGACTAATTCATTCGAAATGAATAGATTTCAAGGTAAGAAGTACTTGTTGTTTCCCAAAAgcctgctggaataggctactgagGATGGGGTCATAATTTCAATGACTGAGTTAAATATGAATATTATGTACAGTaccaagtttggacacaccta encodes:
- the LOC115167846 gene encoding zinc finger protein Eos-like, yielding MNADDCNGFSYMSGSGGESAKERGDFCGGLRVPTLTTPNCKQSSPNRSLSVSTIKVELYSDNESAGSPQPERRDGERDDGWRDGRGDKTEEGSGVWGGPGKGYGELASPQPASAGPIRLPNCKLQCDVCGMVCIGPNVLTVHKRSHTGERPFQCNQCGASFTQKGNLLRHTKLHSGEKPFKCPFCNYACRRRDALSGHIRTHTVPTLTVSKLYKCSYCGRSYKQQSTLEEHLERCHNYLKSLQNHQPALNTDPTTQGEESPGMELIPEPEPVLQPSTEKQSFIHRLVNSITKRKRSTPQKFLGEKHMRLNNRDLPYELSPGPEEDKNGDLHSDLDGEAGATGLAGIGGRFLRRCGGGEDPGSKPPQLALPYPACLSDSSPVISSVYSHRTPLGPQVNGGAGDVAVSVELAGREAGEGHKNVPSGHSNIHSLTVSNGPSNGPSNGCHDIKDKSDTESTAEEQQSTRVTAPTSNSNNPHLLPHLHYPTPGLLRRRTHLRPNPSQANDPDIERERGDRACPVPIVTTLPTSVKGSGNPGVGSPSISREASVQVVDGEGRAVRSFHCEHCRMFFLDHVMFTIHMGCHGFRQPFQCNVCGHHSQGRYQFTSHIIRGEHQVG